One segment of Polyangiaceae bacterium DNA contains the following:
- a CDS encoding HEAT repeat domain-containing protein, with protein MTTPDAAVSLDLVAAALDASDAEERRQATSLLADLFIHDALPLLVRALGDADWRVRKEATLAARAFVPAPSLVSAMIRLFDPGDNVGLRNAAVDVLASCGASATGPLSAALGQLDADGRKLVVQALGATRDPQALGILARAMRDPDSNVRQGAVEAISRLGPLVPVEAQRLLLQNLEGNDPFCQLAALEGLNALGAVVPWDRLEPLVEHPTLRTAALTAAAMAEDPRAPAVIARTLHGARGHVFMLAMAALARLAEGPLLPRIAAALADQGPALRERLVRVASSAAVESQHRGHALLLAAIAAAPGVVDAAAHALEDELLSELSDRALRVLGPKALPELIACIAPPSGSPKFSPDVRAALIEAAAAIAHSSDAPESSATALVDALRSAAEEGDRRVTTSALCALSRLGSEHDLELAARFVTSSSKPIAHAAEAALSTLTSRHPARARRIADALAERAFQGHADDAIRAAVIIGALAALPRASTRPSSSSDMALLTRSAAAEQPRTRRTAIEAMAEMGGEPAVRGISLALTDDVREVQIAAARALGFVGRKACFRDSSDPDAEPSSLRAAIDIVTRSTDAELLATAIRSVGEDLTLDAKDAASGRAATAILSVLAPLAREADGIVAIAAVESIGQLPRGTPGRQSALSAALRHPDDAVVKAAILKLETTGPLGNEIFACLDHPSLDVRSLAAEILAGSDNPALRERLAQRTSAERDLNLKSTLEGALSSIRFRGERSVSES; from the coding sequence TTGACGACCCCGGACGCTGCCGTTTCGCTCGACCTCGTTGCCGCCGCTCTCGATGCGTCGGACGCGGAAGAACGCCGGCAGGCCACGTCGCTGCTCGCCGACCTCTTCATTCATGATGCGCTTCCGCTCCTCGTCCGTGCGCTCGGTGATGCCGATTGGCGTGTGCGCAAAGAGGCAACGCTGGCAGCTCGAGCGTTTGTCCCGGCACCGTCGCTCGTCAGCGCGATGATTCGCCTCTTCGACCCCGGAGACAACGTTGGCTTGCGCAATGCCGCCGTCGACGTCTTGGCCAGTTGCGGCGCGTCCGCCACGGGGCCGCTCTCGGCCGCACTTGGACAGCTCGATGCCGATGGCCGCAAGCTCGTCGTGCAAGCGCTCGGTGCGACGCGCGATCCGCAGGCGCTCGGCATCCTTGCTCGTGCCATGCGCGACCCCGATAGCAACGTGCGTCAAGGCGCCGTCGAAGCCATCTCGCGCCTTGGTCCACTCGTTCCAGTCGAAGCGCAAAGGCTGCTTCTGCAGAACCTCGAAGGCAACGACCCCTTTTGCCAACTCGCGGCCCTCGAAGGCCTCAATGCACTCGGCGCCGTCGTTCCGTGGGATCGCCTCGAACCGCTCGTCGAACACCCGACGTTGCGCACGGCGGCTCTCACTGCGGCAGCGATGGCCGAGGATCCGCGCGCACCGGCAGTCATTGCACGCACCTTGCACGGGGCGCGTGGTCACGTCTTCATGCTGGCCATGGCGGCGCTTGCACGGCTTGCCGAAGGCCCCCTCCTGCCGCGCATCGCCGCGGCGCTCGCTGACCAAGGGCCGGCGCTCCGCGAGCGGCTCGTACGGGTCGCGAGCTCGGCGGCCGTCGAATCGCAACATCGCGGCCATGCACTGCTGCTCGCTGCAATTGCGGCAGCGCCGGGTGTCGTCGATGCGGCCGCGCATGCACTGGAAGACGAGCTTCTCAGCGAACTTTCGGATCGCGCGCTGCGCGTGCTTGGCCCCAAGGCACTGCCCGAGCTGATTGCATGCATTGCGCCCCCATCTGGGTCACCGAAGTTTTCTCCTGACGTACGTGCGGCACTCATCGAAGCTGCCGCGGCCATTGCGCATTCGTCGGACGCTCCCGAATCGTCCGCGACTGCGCTCGTCGATGCATTGCGCTCGGCTGCGGAAGAAGGCGATCGGCGCGTCACGACCAGCGCCTTGTGCGCATTGTCCAGGCTCGGTAGCGAGCACGACCTCGAGCTTGCGGCACGGTTTGTCACGTCGTCGTCGAAGCCCATTGCCCATGCCGCGGAAGCTGCTCTGTCCACTTTGACGAGCCGTCACCCTGCGAGAGCGCGCCGCATTGCCGATGCGCTTGCGGAACGCGCATTCCAGGGTCACGCCGACGATGCCATCAGGGCCGCCGTGATCATCGGCGCTCTCGCTGCGCTTCCTCGCGCTTCGACGCGGCCTTCGTCGTCGTCCGATATGGCTCTGCTCACACGCTCTGCAGCAGCCGAACAGCCGCGCACGCGCCGTACAGCCATCGAAGCCATGGCCGAAATGGGCGGCGAGCCTGCAGTGCGCGGGATCTCGCTTGCGCTCACCGACGATGTGCGCGAAGTGCAAATCGCCGCGGCAAGGGCGCTGGGATTCGTCGGACGCAAGGCTTGTTTTCGCGATTCGAGCGACCCTGATGCGGAGCCATCGTCACTGCGTGCCGCCATCGACATCGTGACTCGCTCGACGGATGCCGAGCTTCTTGCCACGGCCATTCGCTCCGTTGGTGAGGACTTGACGCTCGATGCGAAAGACGCTGCATCGGGCCGAGCGGCAACGGCGATTCTATCCGTTCTTGCGCCTCTTGCTCGCGAAGCCGATGGAATCGTTGCCATTGCTGCCGTCGAATCCATTGGGCAATTGCCTCGAGGCACGCCAGGTCGTCAATCAGCGCTTTCGGCTGCGCTGCGCCATCCAGACGATGCGGTTGTCAAGGCAGCCATTTTGAAGCTCGAAACCACCGGACCTTTGGGAAACGAAATCTTCGCGTGTCTTGATCACCCATCGCTCGATGTCCGTTCACTTGCGGCTGAAATCCTGGCTGGTAGCGACAATCCAGCTCTACGCGAGCGATTGGCGCAGCGCACGTCCGCCGAGCGCGATTTGAATTTGAAGAGCACGCTCGAAGGCGCTCTTTCCTCCATTCGCTTTCGCGGAGAAAGGAGCGTGAGCGAATCGTGA
- a CDS encoding chemotaxis protein CheW, with the protein MPMMPAAGAAKRGKNHDRGPLTKYLAFRLADDIYGAPLSLIREILERKPLTPVPRAHPSIMGIISNRGQLITVIDLRRRLHLAERPETNKARILTTNPMGIELLGLYVDEVLQTYDLADNEIEPTTTAFGGEVAGYISGIVRPASVEGPSANRVGKRVAAAKQVARVIILLDLKIILAT; encoded by the coding sequence ATGCCGATGATGCCGGCCGCGGGTGCTGCCAAGCGCGGTAAGAACCACGATCGCGGCCCGCTCACGAAGTACCTCGCCTTCCGCCTCGCCGACGACATCTACGGCGCGCCACTGTCGCTCATTCGCGAAATCCTCGAGCGTAAGCCGCTGACGCCCGTGCCTCGCGCCCATCCGTCCATCATGGGCATCATCAGCAACCGCGGGCAGCTCATTACGGTCATCGATCTCCGCCGTCGGCTGCATCTTGCCGAGCGACCCGAGACCAACAAGGCCCGGATTCTCACGACAAACCCCATGGGGATCGAGCTGCTCGGGCTCTACGTCGACGAAGTGCTGCAAACGTACGACTTGGCAGACAACGAGATCGAGCCCACGACAACCGCGTTCGGCGGCGAAGTGGCGGGATACATCTCAGGCATCGTCCGTCCCGCGTCCGTCGAAGGACCCAGCGCCAATCGCGTGGGCAAGCGAGTCGCTGCTGCGAAACAAGTCGCGCGCGTCATCATCCTGCTCGATCTCAAGATCATTTTGGCGACTTGA
- a CDS encoding chemotaxis protein CheA has product MMNDGDRAREEFFSEAQEIVEGLGRDLLALDEGQKSGHIDPDLIKEVFRAVHTIKGLAGLFGATRMATLSHDLESMLDDLRLGKIDLTPNVLDVLFASVQLYGRILQAEKEGRDQPMPEFDKLIAQLNRDSAQHGVTSGGPMIDPSLLAVLTEFEEHRLRTNISQGNTLYWLRVRFQVATIDQGLEELKATAKPHGEIITYLPAGVGDDIDFLGLDILMASRATSETLRAALAHLSVEVEELPRVSGSAAAPVSMPPPQAHVPPTPAPPPVSASASRPTPIPPVHVPHVDLDLTGAHLPYAPRIEPRIEIMPPGIQSAKAQELGTIKSVAQTVRVDIQKLDDLMTYVGELSIVRTELEQEIAKMRDGQASREDRSKLRRLQRDFLRNVDKLRDGILKVRMVPLSQVFDKLQRIARQISREAGKQVNPVITGKETEVDKLTIEELSDPLMHMMRNAIDHGIELPKDREAANKPVVGTIAINAFQKGNHVVIEIEDDGQGIDTDRLLEKAIAKGVVTQEEARTMSRREILNLIFVPGLSTKATVSEISGRGVGMDVVKTNISKLGGVIDVQSEPGINTKFTVTLPITQAIINALIVKVADQQFAIPLANVQDVGQLDSESVRIIDGREAVTWRGSATLQLCNLARLFGLAKPQEPDANAGAFDAPSLSSPEFSTPRLPPLRSDSLRHDATSAFPYRPARNSPVPIQSSSGRRKKRNYVVVISIGARRLGLVVDHLVRPQNVVIKGLGPSLKNVAGFTGATQLADQRIALVLDAASLIEEMFAHKGAALAHGGPHGF; this is encoded by the coding sequence GTGATGAACGATGGCGATCGCGCCCGAGAGGAGTTCTTTTCCGAAGCGCAAGAGATCGTCGAAGGACTCGGCCGTGATCTGCTCGCGCTCGATGAAGGCCAGAAGTCCGGGCACATCGACCCTGATCTCATCAAAGAAGTTTTTCGTGCCGTGCACACGATCAAGGGCTTGGCAGGGCTCTTCGGTGCGACACGCATGGCCACGCTCTCGCACGATCTCGAGTCGATGCTCGACGACCTGCGCCTCGGCAAGATCGACCTGACGCCGAACGTTCTCGATGTGCTCTTCGCGTCCGTGCAGCTCTACGGGCGGATTCTGCAGGCCGAAAAAGAAGGCCGCGATCAGCCGATGCCCGAGTTCGACAAGCTGATCGCTCAGCTCAATCGAGACTCGGCGCAACATGGCGTGACGAGCGGTGGGCCGATGATCGATCCGAGCCTGCTCGCTGTGCTCACCGAATTCGAAGAGCATCGGCTTCGGACGAACATCTCGCAAGGAAACACGCTTTATTGGCTCCGTGTGCGGTTTCAGGTCGCCACGATCGATCAAGGCCTCGAAGAGCTCAAGGCGACGGCGAAACCGCACGGCGAGATCATCACGTACCTGCCGGCAGGTGTCGGGGACGACATCGACTTTCTCGGGCTCGACATTTTGATGGCGTCACGAGCCACGAGCGAGACGCTTCGAGCGGCGCTTGCGCATCTCTCGGTCGAAGTGGAGGAGCTGCCGCGTGTGTCGGGTTCAGCGGCGGCGCCCGTGTCGATGCCGCCTCCGCAGGCGCACGTTCCGCCGACGCCGGCGCCACCGCCGGTCAGTGCGTCGGCATCGAGGCCCACGCCGATTCCGCCAGTGCACGTGCCGCACGTCGACCTCGATCTGACGGGGGCGCACCTGCCCTACGCGCCGCGCATCGAGCCGCGCATCGAGATCATGCCGCCGGGCATCCAGTCGGCCAAGGCCCAGGAGCTCGGGACGATCAAGAGTGTGGCGCAGACCGTGCGCGTCGACATCCAGAAGCTCGACGACTTGATGACCTACGTCGGCGAGCTCTCCATCGTGCGCACCGAGCTCGAGCAAGAGATTGCGAAGATGCGCGATGGGCAGGCGTCACGCGAAGATCGCAGCAAATTGCGGCGACTGCAGCGCGATTTTCTGCGCAACGTGGACAAACTCCGAGACGGCATCCTCAAGGTCCGCATGGTGCCGCTCAGTCAGGTCTTCGACAAACTTCAACGCATCGCGCGGCAAATCAGCCGTGAAGCCGGCAAGCAGGTCAACCCCGTCATCACCGGCAAGGAGACCGAGGTCGACAAGCTGACGATCGAAGAGCTGAGCGACCCGCTCATGCACATGATGCGCAACGCGATCGATCACGGCATCGAGCTGCCGAAAGACCGCGAAGCGGCGAACAAGCCCGTCGTCGGAACGATCGCCATCAACGCGTTTCAGAAGGGCAACCACGTCGTCATCGAGATCGAAGACGACGGTCAGGGCATCGATACCGATCGCCTGCTCGAAAAGGCCATTGCGAAAGGTGTCGTGACGCAAGAGGAAGCGCGCACGATGAGCCGGCGCGAGATCCTCAATCTCATCTTCGTTCCGGGGCTGTCCACGAAAGCGACCGTGAGCGAGATCAGCGGTCGTGGCGTCGGCATGGATGTCGTCAAGACGAACATCTCGAAGCTGGGCGGCGTCATCGACGTGCAGAGCGAACCGGGCATCAACACCAAGTTCACGGTGACGTTGCCGATCACGCAGGCGATCATCAACGCTTTGATCGTCAAAGTCGCCGATCAGCAATTCGCGATTCCGCTCGCGAACGTGCAAGACGTCGGGCAGCTCGACAGTGAATCGGTGCGTATCATCGATGGGCGCGAAGCGGTGACGTGGCGCGGCTCCGCAACGCTCCAACTGTGTAATCTTGCACGGCTTTTTGGCCTTGCGAAACCACAGGAACCGGACGCGAACGCCGGTGCATTCGATGCTCCGTCCCTGAGCTCGCCAGAGTTTTCAACGCCGCGTCTACCGCCGCTCAGGAGCGATTCTTTGCGGCACGACGCCACGAGCGCGTTTCCGTATCGCCCGGCGAGAAATTCACCCGTGCCGATACAATCATCCTCCGGACGTCGCAAGAAGCGCAATTACGTCGTGGTGATCTCCATCGGTGCAAGGCGCCTGGGCCTCGTCGTCGATCATTTGGTTCGTCCACAAAACGTCGTCATCAAGGGGCTTGGCCCGAGTCTCAAGAACGTCGCCGGTTTTACGGGAGCAACCCAATTGGCCGATCAGCGGATTGCACTCGTGCTGGATGCGGCGTCGCTCATCGAAGAAATGTTTGCGCACAAAGGAGCTGCCTTGGCGCACGGAGGACCTCATGGCTTCTAA
- the cheB gene encoding chemotaxis-specific protein-glutamate methyltransferase CheB: MVKTGSLRVLVVDDSPANRRNIADILEGSDEIEVIAKAADGEEALRLALALKPDVITLDLEMPKMDGFTFLRILMVKQPMPVIVVSSYSHKDNVFKALELGAVDFVAKPTGTAASDAALRREILQKVLLVRYLRPLSAPLANTVPQSPRPAFPPPTPVPPPPVPQAPLVPDAPALRPPPNIAARFIVGIGSSTGGPTALLDIISRVPDKYPGAIVIAQHMPDKFTKTFAERLDRKSALHVTEAKDGDLVTARRAFICPGKMCMEVVISPNPSGIGWNEVRLRVTQPSQHDRYIPSADRLLRSLGPLGTRAYGVILTGMGDDGVAGARAIRAGGGTVIAESEETAVVYGMPRAAVRAGIVNESLPLPQIADYIAQLQ; this comes from the coding sequence GTGGTCAAAACGGGTTCGCTCCGAGTTCTCGTCGTGGACGATTCTCCGGCCAATCGCCGAAATATCGCCGACATTCTCGAGGGTAGTGACGAAATCGAGGTCATTGCCAAAGCGGCTGATGGTGAAGAGGCGCTGCGCCTTGCTCTCGCGCTCAAACCCGACGTCATCACCCTCGACCTCGAGATGCCCAAAATGGATGGGTTTACCTTCCTCCGCATCTTGATGGTCAAGCAGCCCATGCCCGTCATTGTCGTCTCGTCCTATAGCCACAAGGACAACGTCTTCAAAGCGCTCGAGCTCGGTGCGGTCGACTTCGTCGCCAAACCTACGGGCACGGCTGCATCCGATGCCGCTCTGCGCCGCGAGATCCTGCAAAAAGTGCTTCTCGTCCGGTATTTGCGCCCGCTCTCGGCGCCGCTTGCCAATACCGTTCCTCAGTCGCCGAGGCCCGCGTTTCCGCCGCCGACCCCCGTTCCGCCGCCGCCCGTTCCGCAAGCGCCCCTGGTACCCGATGCACCAGCGCTTCGCCCGCCGCCGAACATTGCGGCGCGTTTCATCGTCGGCATTGGTTCGTCCACGGGAGGACCGACCGCGCTGCTCGATATCATCAGTCGCGTCCCCGACAAGTATCCTGGTGCCATCGTGATTGCGCAGCACATGCCGGACAAGTTCACGAAAACCTTCGCCGAACGCCTGGATCGCAAGAGTGCTTTGCACGTGACGGAAGCCAAAGACGGTGATCTCGTGACGGCGCGTCGAGCCTTCATTTGTCCTGGCAAAATGTGCATGGAGGTCGTCATCAGCCCCAACCCGAGCGGCATTGGGTGGAACGAAGTTCGTTTGCGCGTCACGCAGCCTTCGCAGCACGATCGATACATCCCCAGCGCCGATCGGCTTTTGCGCAGCCTTGGTCCGCTCGGGACGCGCGCATACGGCGTCATTCTCACGGGCATGGGCGACGACGGGGTTGCGGGCGCGCGCGCCATTCGAGCTGGTGGAGGCACGGTCATCGCCGAGAGCGAAGAAACGGCGGTCGTTTACGGCATGCCGCGAGCAGCCGTGCGCGCGGGCATCGTCAACGAAAGCCTTCCTCTGCCGCAGATCGCGGATTACATCGCACAGCTTCAGTAA
- a CDS encoding response regulator: MARILVVEDSSAFRAFIRAALEGSPELFDAAAEDVEVVEASSGFDALRLLPRGHFDLVITDINMPDINGLELVRFMRENERYRTVCTILISTQSSEKDRARGLALGANAFLGKPFTVEALHQAITASIGPSKVDCSKAQSMASSEGSQ; the protein is encoded by the coding sequence ATGGCTCGCATCCTGGTCGTCGAGGACTCCTCCGCGTTCCGGGCGTTCATTCGCGCGGCCCTCGAGGGGTCGCCCGAGTTGTTCGATGCAGCGGCGGAGGACGTCGAGGTCGTCGAGGCGTCCAGCGGGTTCGACGCGCTGCGGCTTTTGCCACGCGGCCACTTCGATCTCGTCATCACGGACATCAACATGCCCGACATCAACGGCCTCGAGCTCGTCCGATTCATGCGGGAAAACGAACGTTATCGCACGGTGTGTACGATCCTCATCTCGACGCAGTCATCCGAAAAAGATCGAGCGCGAGGCTTGGCTCTCGGAGCCAACGCGTTCCTGGGAAAACCTTTCACCGTCGAAGCACTTCATCAGGCGATCACGGCGAGCATCGGACCATCCAAGGTGGATTGCAGCAAGGCGCAATCGATGGCCAGTAGCGAGGGATCACAGTGA
- a CDS encoding protein-glutamate O-methyltransferase CheR, giving the protein MRFADEIRLASDEFRLLRDLINRHCGIVLTPEQRPVIERRLRERLSLHGLHSFGEYHQLLRSSDQGRAELDEAIDLVTINETYFYREDYQLSALQNEIIPLLQKPPVCRTNINIWSAGCSTGEEVYSIAMSVCEAGLSGGTDVRIFGSDISRKCIAHARRGVYGPASFRTIPTHLKRKYFVERPDGLHVTEEFRPWCHFGHLNLLDPVKASVVGRVDIVLCRNVLIYFDDASRRRVIDMLYDRLVPGGYLLLGHSESLLNVTTAFELVHLREDLVYRKPLSASRFGAMQNAGIRSTMSTLSQRQG; this is encoded by the coding sequence ATGCGTTTTGCCGACGAGATTCGCCTTGCTTCGGACGAGTTCCGGTTGCTCCGCGATCTCATCAATCGTCATTGCGGAATCGTGCTCACACCCGAGCAGCGCCCGGTCATCGAGCGGCGTTTGCGCGAACGTTTGAGCCTTCACGGCCTACATTCATTTGGCGAATATCATCAGCTCTTGCGCTCTTCGGATCAAGGCCGAGCCGAGCTCGACGAAGCCATCGATCTCGTCACGATCAATGAAACGTATTTTTACCGCGAAGATTATCAATTGTCCGCATTGCAGAACGAAATCATTCCGCTCTTGCAAAAACCCCCCGTTTGTCGCACGAACATCAACATTTGGAGCGCTGGGTGCTCGACGGGCGAAGAAGTTTATTCGATCGCCATGTCCGTCTGCGAAGCCGGTTTGTCCGGAGGAACGGACGTGCGCATCTTCGGAAGCGACATTTCGCGAAAATGCATCGCTCACGCGCGTCGCGGCGTTTATGGTCCAGCGTCATTTCGCACCATTCCCACGCACCTCAAACGAAAATATTTCGTCGAACGGCCCGACGGGTTGCACGTCACCGAAGAATTTCGACCTTGGTGTCACTTCGGTCACTTGAACTTGCTCGACCCCGTAAAAGCTTCCGTCGTCGGGCGCGTCGACATCGTTCTTTGTCGCAACGTTCTCATTTATTTTGACGACGCGTCGCGTCGTCGGGTGATCGACATGTTGTATGATCGTCTTGTACCGGGCGGATATTTGCTTCTCGGCCATTCCGAGTCGCTTCTCAACGTGACGACGGCATTCGAGCTCGTTCACTTGCGTGAGGATCTCGTCTATCGCAAACCTCTGTCGGCTTCGCGCTTCGGTGCGATGCAGAATGCCGGCATTCGGAGCACCATGAGCACACTTTCCCAGAGGCAAGGGTAA
- a CDS encoding VWA domain-containing protein produces the protein MQDAGRLSCGAVGSPFDAPTAALELTARVPYCPNAGVNDIHPFPSRHSLESKDGPAPGRRARRSSRPARALIFAAVAFFAWFVVGCGGLNVRLINAAQKKPNNVWMFFTVDAGKDKPVGGLVAEDFEISEDDSVVSVFESKQIIQNPEVAAVMYTMLLVDMSGSITESGQADALVDAAKSFADRVGKSQKVGVYAFDGSPQIHSVVPFTEAQGSVEGGLEGLRKFKPKDPSTNLHGAVVEGLRTLKKELDRDKRPLKFGTLVVFSDGADRANRVTRDEMKAEMDKDEYENYEMFAIGVGAEKEIGQAKLEEVGRNGTETATDRAKVKETFDRMAARLEAHMKRFYLLSYCTPARKGTHRVTIKATSKRDPEGSGSVEYEFNSDGFGPPPDCDPKTPPAFDIKSPGEKDK, from the coding sequence ATGCAAGACGCCGGAAGGTTGTCGTGTGGAGCCGTCGGATCACCCTTCGACGCACCGACTGCTGCCCTCGAATTGACAGCGCGCGTTCCCTACTGCCCTAATGCCGGTGTGAACGACATACACCCCTTCCCTTCCCGCCACTCGCTCGAATCCAAAGACGGCCCGGCCCCTGGGCGCCGTGCGCGCCGGTCATCACGCCCTGCTCGGGCCCTGATCTTCGCCGCCGTCGCGTTTTTTGCGTGGTTCGTCGTCGGTTGCGGAGGCCTCAACGTCCGGCTCATCAACGCCGCTCAGAAAAAGCCGAACAACGTCTGGATGTTCTTCACGGTCGACGCCGGTAAAGACAAACCCGTCGGAGGCCTCGTCGCAGAAGACTTCGAAATCTCCGAAGACGATTCGGTCGTGTCGGTCTTCGAAAGCAAGCAAATCATTCAAAATCCCGAAGTTGCCGCCGTCATGTACACGATGCTGCTCGTCGACATGAGCGGCAGCATCACGGAATCCGGTCAAGCAGACGCCTTGGTCGACGCCGCCAAGTCGTTCGCCGATCGCGTCGGCAAGTCGCAAAAAGTCGGCGTGTACGCCTTCGATGGATCTCCCCAAATCCACTCGGTCGTGCCCTTTACCGAAGCTCAAGGCTCGGTCGAAGGTGGCCTCGAGGGGCTACGCAAATTCAAGCCCAAGGATCCTTCGACAAACCTCCATGGCGCCGTCGTCGAAGGTCTCCGGACGCTCAAGAAGGAGCTCGACAGGGACAAGCGCCCGCTGAAGTTCGGAACGCTCGTGGTCTTCTCCGATGGCGCTGATCGCGCAAATCGCGTCACGCGCGACGAGATGAAAGCGGAGATGGACAAGGACGAGTACGAAAACTACGAGATGTTTGCGATCGGCGTCGGAGCCGAGAAGGAAATTGGCCAGGCCAAGCTCGAGGAAGTCGGTCGCAACGGCACCGAAACCGCAACCGACAGGGCCAAGGTCAAGGAAACCTTCGATCGCATGGCTGCGCGTCTCGAAGCGCACATGAAACGCTTCTACCTCCTGTCGTACTGCACTCCGGCTCGCAAAGGCACGCACCGCGTCACGATCAAGGCGACGAGCAAGCGCGATCCGGAAGGCTCGGGTTCGGTCGAGTACGAGTTCAATTCCGATGGCTTCGGGCCGCCCCCCGATTGCGATCCGAAAACGCCCCCCGCATTCGACATCAAGTCGCCTGGCGAAAAAGACAAATAA
- a CDS encoding 23S rRNA (adenine(2503)-C(2))-methyltransferase RlmN has product MDAAPKPERTSRARRDETLVASHDAQSLAERLITAGGAASTARATAGKVVRHVFAKIGAPAWNADTFSALGIGAWAHETLLAMDPTPSLDVEHEAPAEDGTIRLLFRARDGALVESVLIPGPARTTLCVSSQVGCARACSFCETGRLGLSRQLSTGEIVDQVRIARGLWALQKDKPTLSNLVFMGMGEPFDNLGEVLRALELLTDERAFAFAPSRVTVSTVGVVDKLPTFFAGSRAELAVSLNAPDDERRRVIMPVNVRFPLAVLREALLRHLPRGRRVLFEYVLFDRFNDAPEDADLVAEWTKGIRCRVNVIPCNPGPDPALRPPSPERLDAFVARLSAHRVTTLVRRPRGRDVGGACGQLAGARRLTVLNT; this is encoded by the coding sequence GTGGACGCGGCCCCCAAGCCGGAACGAACGAGCCGCGCGCGGCGCGACGAAACGCTCGTGGCATCGCACGACGCGCAATCGCTTGCCGAGCGACTGATCACAGCAGGCGGTGCTGCGTCGACCGCGCGGGCGACGGCGGGCAAGGTCGTGCGTCACGTCTTCGCAAAAATCGGCGCACCGGCGTGGAACGCGGACACGTTCAGCGCGCTCGGCATCGGCGCATGGGCCCACGAAACGCTCTTGGCGATGGATCCCACCCCGTCGCTCGACGTGGAACATGAAGCGCCCGCAGAAGACGGAACCATTCGGCTTCTTTTCCGAGCTCGCGATGGAGCGCTCGTCGAGTCGGTGCTGATTCCGGGCCCTGCACGCACGACGCTCTGCGTGTCGAGCCAAGTGGGTTGCGCGCGAGCTTGTTCGTTCTGCGAAACGGGGCGTCTCGGACTTTCGCGACAACTATCGACAGGCGAGATTGTCGATCAAGTGCGCATTGCCCGAGGTTTGTGGGCATTACAGAAAGACAAACCCACGCTCTCGAACCTCGTCTTCATGGGCATGGGCGAACCATTCGACAACCTTGGCGAAGTCCTCCGAGCGCTCGAATTGCTCACGGATGAACGCGCATTTGCGTTTGCGCCATCGCGCGTGACCGTGAGCACGGTCGGCGTCGTGGACAAACTCCCGACGTTTTTTGCCGGCTCGCGCGCCGAGCTCGCAGTGAGCCTCAACGCGCCGGACGATGAACGCCGGCGCGTCATCATGCCCGTGAACGTGCGGTTTCCGCTGGCAGTCTTGCGTGAGGCATTGCTCCGACACTTGCCTCGTGGGCGTCGAGTATTGTTTGAGTACGTATTGTTCGATCGGTTCAACGACGCGCCGGAGGATGCGGATCTCGTTGCGGAATGGACGAAAGGCATTCGGTGTCGGGTCAACGTGATTCCTTGCAATCCCGGCCCAGATCCAGCCTTGCGCCCACCTTCGCCGGAACGCTTGGATGCTTTCGTCGCAAGACTTTCTGCGCATCGAGTGACGACGCTCGTGCGCAGGCCTCGAGGTCGAGATGTGGGTGGTGCGTGCGGGCAACTAGCCGGCGCGCGGCGATTGACCGTTTTGAATACGTAA
- a CDS encoding purine-binding chemotaxis protein CheW has translation MVGDVHYAVGIGHVHQIVNPLPVTPLPHTPPEISGVADYRGDVVPILDLRARFGLPPSPPSRSTRWILVNARDRLVGLVVDSVPGVFGTNTDDVRATPSLGSGRDLRGIAGVTNHNGSLVFVLDVKRFTEIVDDIADILPPYDG, from the coding sequence ATCGTCGGCGACGTGCACTACGCCGTCGGCATCGGCCATGTGCACCAGATCGTCAACCCGCTGCCGGTCACGCCGCTTCCGCATACGCCGCCCGAAATCTCCGGCGTAGCCGACTACCGCGGTGATGTCGTTCCCATCCTCGATTTGCGTGCTCGATTCGGATTGCCGCCGTCCCCGCCGAGCCGCTCGACGCGCTGGATTCTCGTCAACGCCCGCGATCGCTTGGTTGGGCTCGTCGTCGATTCCGTTCCGGGGGTTTTCGGGACAAACACGGACGATGTCCGAGCCACGCCTTCTCTTGGCTCGGGACGTGATCTACGCGGCATCGCCGGCGTAACCAATCACAACGGGTCGCTCGTCTTCGTGCTCGATGTCAAACGATTCACCGAGATCGTCGACGACATCGCCGACATTCTGCCTCCCTACGACGGTTGA